One genomic window of Polyangium aurulentum includes the following:
- a CDS encoding CoA-transferase — translation MSALEPTKALPLDEAVARFVEPGMHLHFASTPSRSNVAIRAICRRYRGQSPGFTLGTTGFHSTAHLLALLGLGARYVACFFGDNYPSPRPNPIYARELARGAEIEHWSLLSYVAALRAGALGHAYGVTNSLSGSTLGEDLARRGRFFEAPDPSNPERRIGLVAAMRPDVTFIHAAAGDAHGRVIAGAPFGEGFWGALAAKRGVVVTVERIVDESVTRNMPSAIALPPHRVLAVCPAPSGAHPQPLHTPPELDLPSYPDDFEAYSVFRDIAAGGRGAELVERVLLASDDVYARHFSLPRDARPAREQRLAKLDAHCSDTERLVILAARRIARLVRARGYRVVLAGIGHAFFAARLAKLWLDREGIPLDLLVETGLLGFDCGPEAGPFLLGSDVMRLSRRLSSVEDALGAIVCGADNHCLAVLGAAQVDARGNINSTRLEDGSMLVGSGGANDIASSAAEIVVLTSCDPRRLVPSAHYVTSPGRRVRHVVTELGALCRDADDESPVWRVEDALELAEGGEPASAQIRRACPWTIADEPATRAAPPSEEERSLLASLKPQ, via the coding sequence GTGAGCGCGCTCGAGCCCACCAAAGCGCTGCCGCTCGACGAGGCCGTCGCGCGATTCGTCGAGCCGGGCATGCACCTGCATTTCGCGTCGACGCCGAGCCGCTCGAACGTGGCCATCCGCGCCATTTGCCGTCGATATCGCGGACAGTCGCCAGGTTTTACGCTCGGCACGACGGGGTTTCACTCCACGGCGCACCTCCTTGCTCTCCTCGGGCTCGGCGCACGCTACGTTGCGTGCTTCTTCGGCGACAATTACCCGAGCCCGAGGCCCAATCCCATTTACGCCAGGGAGCTCGCCCGCGGCGCCGAGATCGAGCACTGGTCGCTCCTGTCGTACGTGGCCGCGCTCCGCGCAGGGGCGCTCGGGCACGCGTACGGCGTCACCAATTCCCTCTCCGGCTCGACGCTCGGCGAGGACCTCGCCCGCCGCGGCCGCTTCTTCGAGGCCCCCGATCCGAGCAATCCCGAGCGCCGGATCGGCCTCGTCGCAGCCATGCGCCCCGACGTCACGTTCATCCACGCTGCGGCCGGCGACGCGCATGGTCGCGTCATCGCCGGCGCGCCTTTTGGCGAAGGGTTCTGGGGCGCGCTCGCCGCCAAGCGGGGCGTCGTCGTCACCGTCGAGCGCATCGTCGACGAGAGCGTCACGCGCAACATGCCCTCCGCGATTGCGCTGCCGCCACACCGCGTGCTCGCCGTTTGCCCCGCGCCCTCCGGCGCGCACCCGCAGCCGCTCCATACCCCGCCCGAGCTCGATCTGCCGTCCTACCCCGACGATTTCGAAGCCTATTCCGTCTTCCGGGACATCGCGGCGGGCGGGCGTGGCGCCGAGCTCGTCGAGCGCGTCCTGCTCGCCTCGGACGACGTCTACGCGCGCCATTTCAGCCTCCCCCGCGATGCTCGGCCCGCGCGAGAACAGCGCCTGGCAAAGCTCGACGCGCATTGCAGCGACACGGAGCGGCTGGTCATTCTGGCAGCGCGCCGGATTGCGCGGCTCGTCCGGGCGCGAGGCTATCGCGTCGTGCTGGCGGGCATCGGGCATGCGTTCTTCGCCGCGCGCCTGGCCAAGCTGTGGCTCGACAGGGAGGGCATACCCCTCGACCTGCTCGTCGAGACGGGGCTGCTCGGGTTCGATTGCGGCCCGGAGGCGGGCCCGTTCCTGCTCGGCTCCGACGTCATGCGACTGTCGCGGCGCCTCAGCTCCGTGGAGGACGCGCTCGGGGCCATCGTGTGCGGCGCCGACAACCATTGCCTCGCCGTGCTCGGCGCGGCCCAGGTCGACGCCCGCGGCAACATCAACAGCACGCGCCTCGAGGATGGAAGCATGCTCGTCGGCTCGGGGGGCGCGAACGATATCGCGTCCTCGGCCGCCGAGATCGTCGTGCTGACGAGCTGCGACCCGCGCCGCCTCGTGCCCTCCGCCCATTACGTCACGAGCCCAGGCCGCCGCGTCCGCCACGTGGTGACCGAGCTCGGCGCCCTCTGCCGCGATGCCGATGACGAATCGCCGGTCTGGCGCGTCGAGGACGCGCTCGAACTCGCGGAGGGCGGCGAGCCCGCATCCGCGCAGATCCGGCGCGCCTGCCCCTGGACGATCGCGGACGAGCCCGCCACGCGCGCTGCCCCGCCGAGCGAGGAGGAGCGATCGCTGCTCGCCTCGCTGAAACCGCAATGA
- a CDS encoding ketoacyl-ACP synthase III, with protein MQTISITGFGSYLPRNMLDNARLPPLDTPVSEEEIERIGVRQRGIADDAEGIAEMGASAARRALERAALDPADIDLVVLASWTERRYIPEVAPKLLHLLGAKKAFGWDTCCACAGFLYGLATAHGFLQNPRFSRALVVASERTSRRARPGSKGTLILGDGAGAFVLERREHGGAGRLIDYELATDGAHHDIMSISEAGWVQTHIAQRELNELASESMFGVASRLLERNRLALDDVAWIVPHSGTAGVQASVARRFGVSPGKILTNFDVVGNISSASIPVALDAFVTEGRVRPGDIVLSMAVGTGWYSAAAIYSI; from the coding sequence ATGCAGACAATCTCGATCACCGGCTTCGGCAGCTACCTGCCCAGGAACATGCTCGACAACGCGCGCCTGCCGCCGCTCGATACGCCGGTCTCCGAGGAGGAGATCGAGCGCATCGGGGTGCGCCAGCGCGGGATCGCCGACGACGCCGAGGGCATCGCCGAAATGGGGGCCAGCGCGGCGCGGCGCGCGCTCGAGCGGGCAGCGCTCGATCCGGCGGACATCGATCTCGTGGTCCTCGCGAGCTGGACCGAGCGCCGCTACATCCCCGAGGTCGCGCCGAAGCTTTTGCACCTGCTCGGCGCGAAAAAGGCCTTCGGCTGGGACACCTGCTGCGCGTGCGCGGGATTCTTGTACGGCCTCGCCACCGCGCACGGGTTTCTGCAGAACCCGCGATTTTCGCGCGCGCTCGTGGTCGCTTCCGAGCGCACCTCGCGCCGCGCTCGTCCAGGGAGCAAGGGGACGCTCATCCTGGGCGACGGGGCGGGGGCGTTCGTGCTCGAGCGGCGTGAACATGGCGGAGCGGGCCGCCTCATCGATTACGAGCTGGCCACGGACGGCGCGCATCACGACATCATGTCGATCAGCGAGGCCGGCTGGGTCCAGACGCACATCGCCCAGCGCGAGCTGAACGAGCTCGCGAGCGAGTCCATGTTCGGCGTGGCGAGCCGCTTGCTCGAGCGAAATCGACTGGCGCTCGACGATGTCGCGTGGATCGTCCCCCACTCCGGCACCGCTGGCGTGCAGGCCTCCGTGGCGCGGCGATTCGGCGTTTCCCCCGGAAAAATCCTCACCAATTTCGACGTCGTCGGGAACATCTCTTCCGCGTCGATCCCGGTGGCCCTCGACGCATTCGTCACCGAGGGGCGCGTGCGCCCCGGCGATATCGTCCTCTCGATGGCCGTCGGCACCGGATGGTACTCCGCCGCGGCAATTTACAGCATATGA
- a CDS encoding 3-oxoacyl-[acyl-carrier-protein] synthase III C-terminal domain-containing protein — protein MLHRDQNARTRIPGATEIVAAGYAYPSDIVDNDAFFSRCQFAITEDRAALVSDTRMKTRAWCAPGENTWTLARDAVAMAMAQSPVPREEIDVVLVSSCSTMPNIHYPDPKNPIMTDLSPLILRELGRDDGMGLDIKGAYCSGFIRGLQLMDALLENPNYRAGLLVASDVGGMFATGESNRSAFCFIVGDAAGAVVLRKCAPARRVGLVDYIGHTEASKADLIAWGPDGASLLVRGSRAQSASLELLLACGRRLLARNRLTPADIDWVLPAQTHARAVDAVCEGLGFPPEKLLWRGDVTGYAASASIPACLGKQLHEGTVRKGDLVLSLAVGAGMNCAGALYYC, from the coding sequence ATGCTTCATCGTGACCAGAACGCGCGGACGAGGATCCCCGGGGCGACCGAGATCGTCGCCGCCGGCTACGCCTATCCGAGCGACATCGTCGACAACGACGCGTTCTTTTCCCGCTGCCAGTTCGCGATCACCGAGGATCGAGCGGCGCTCGTCAGCGACACGCGCATGAAGACGCGCGCATGGTGCGCTCCAGGCGAAAACACCTGGACCCTGGCGAGGGACGCGGTCGCCATGGCCATGGCCCAGAGCCCCGTCCCCAGGGAGGAGATCGACGTCGTGCTCGTCTCCTCCTGCTCGACCATGCCCAACATCCATTATCCCGACCCGAAAAACCCCATCATGACGGACCTGTCGCCCCTCATCCTGCGCGAGCTCGGGCGCGACGACGGGATGGGCCTGGACATCAAGGGCGCTTATTGCTCGGGCTTCATCCGCGGGCTTCAGCTCATGGACGCGCTGCTCGAAAACCCCAATTACCGCGCCGGGCTCCTCGTCGCGAGCGACGTCGGGGGCATGTTCGCCACGGGCGAGAGCAACCGCTCGGCATTCTGCTTCATCGTCGGCGACGCGGCCGGCGCGGTCGTCCTGCGTAAATGCGCCCCGGCCCGCAGGGTGGGGCTCGTCGATTACATCGGACACACCGAGGCGAGCAAAGCGGATCTGATCGCCTGGGGCCCCGACGGCGCGTCGCTCCTCGTCCGCGGCTCCCGCGCCCAGAGCGCGAGCCTCGAGCTGCTCCTCGCGTGCGGGCGACGCTTGCTCGCGCGCAATCGCCTCACGCCCGCCGACATCGACTGGGTCCTCCCCGCGCAGACGCACGCGCGCGCGGTGGACGCGGTCTGCGAAGGGCTCGGCTTCCCGCCCGAGAAGCTGCTCTGGCGCGGCGACGTCACCGGCTACGCGGCGAGCGCGAGCATCCCCGCTTGTCTCGGCAAGCAGCTCCACGAAGGGACCGTCCGCAAGGGCGACCTCGTGCTCTCTCTCGCCGTGGGCGCCGGGATGAACTGCGCAGGCGCGCTCTACTACTGCTGA
- the purN gene encoding phosphoribosylglycinamide formyltransferase: MTLDLGVLISGRGSNLQAILDAVAEGSLDARVRVVISNRASAAGLARAEAAGVPTRVLNHKDYPDRPSFDAALAAALRDAGVSWVVLAGFMRIITSTLLDAFPSRVVNIHPSLLPAFPGVSAQAQALAHGARITGCTVHLVDAGTDTGPILAQAAVPIRDDDTEETLSERLLRREHELLLLALRAIADGRLSIEPAQSPGGRARVRLVGVPTALGVVDPDAGDAGKLL, encoded by the coding sequence ATGACCCTCGACCTCGGTGTCCTCATCTCGGGCCGCGGCTCCAATCTCCAGGCCATCCTCGACGCCGTCGCCGAAGGCTCGCTCGACGCGCGCGTTCGCGTCGTCATCTCGAACCGCGCCTCCGCAGCCGGCCTCGCGCGCGCAGAGGCGGCAGGCGTCCCCACCCGCGTCCTCAACCACAAGGACTACCCCGACAGGCCGAGCTTCGACGCCGCCCTCGCCGCCGCCCTGCGCGACGCCGGCGTCTCCTGGGTCGTGCTCGCAGGCTTCATGCGCATCATCACCTCCACGCTGCTCGACGCGTTCCCGAGCCGCGTCGTCAATATCCACCCCTCGCTCCTGCCCGCCTTCCCCGGCGTGTCCGCGCAGGCCCAGGCCCTCGCCCACGGCGCGCGCATCACCGGCTGCACCGTGCACCTCGTCGACGCAGGCACCGACACCGGGCCCATCCTCGCGCAGGCCGCCGTGCCCATCCGCGACGACGACACCGAGGAGACCCTCTCCGAACGCCTGCTCCGCCGCGAGCACGAGCTTCTGCTGCTCGCGCTGCGCGCCATCGCCGACGGTAGGCTCTCCATCGAGCCCGCACAGAGCCCCGGCGGTCGCGCGCGCGTCCGCCTCGTCGGTGTCCCCACCGCCCTCGGCGTCGTCGATCCCGACGCTGGGGACGCGGGCAAACTCCTATGA
- a CDS encoding phytoene dehydrogenase, whose product MTTKHYDVVVLGRSLGALTAAALLARRDFTVLVLGQGEKPADYRLGTRTLRRRAFTLLAASSPVWTRVLVELAQSQTWKRRVVPASPMMQVIAPRRRLDIPPDMVLFAREIDREMPEVRRVVDELYAELARVNGAADEAFERDAVWPPGTFWERRETGRYAAMLPYIRAEPDADLLVELPRGHFFREVVRSSVLFATDLSSLPPPFAVARLHGAWTRGLYSLPGGEDELEQFLIERINAYGGICRLGERARALHLRRGSSAGVIVDGDEAPTGAGFVITDLDGEGVAALSGGEGIHKRAQREWPRITSAIGRFVVSLVVRDAGLPDPLGTESFLLPGDRPAPRPAPRTPNAGPRSSAPPAHPRPAVHLQRSAMPGRPGESLLVAEVLLPDRSPIPITSMRETVLSALASELPFLERHLIIVDSVHDGLPVWVYEDGRLRAVDRAQLQGAGTAAEPMVRKLEVDPPGYLGLGGEPIRGPIERTLLVGRSVLPGLGQEGQLLAAWGAARLVTRTDRRKERMRRDMWSKVEIG is encoded by the coding sequence ATGACCACCAAGCATTACGACGTCGTCGTGCTCGGCCGATCCCTCGGCGCGCTCACCGCCGCCGCGCTGCTCGCGCGACGCGACTTCACCGTGCTCGTCCTCGGCCAGGGCGAAAAGCCCGCCGACTACCGCCTCGGCACGCGCACCCTGCGCCGCCGCGCCTTCACCCTGCTCGCCGCGAGCTCGCCCGTCTGGACCCGCGTCCTCGTCGAGCTCGCGCAGTCGCAGACCTGGAAGCGCCGCGTCGTGCCCGCGTCGCCCATGATGCAGGTGATCGCTCCGCGCAGGCGCCTCGACATCCCGCCGGACATGGTCCTGTTCGCCCGCGAGATCGACCGCGAGATGCCCGAGGTCCGCCGCGTCGTCGACGAGCTGTACGCCGAGCTCGCGCGCGTCAACGGCGCCGCCGACGAGGCCTTCGAGCGCGACGCCGTCTGGCCCCCCGGCACGTTCTGGGAGCGCCGCGAGACCGGCCGCTACGCCGCCATGCTCCCCTACATCCGCGCCGAGCCCGACGCCGACCTGCTCGTCGAGCTGCCGCGCGGCCACTTCTTCCGCGAGGTCGTCAGGTCCTCCGTCCTCTTCGCCACCGACCTGTCCTCGCTGCCGCCTCCCTTCGCCGTCGCGCGCCTGCACGGCGCCTGGACCCGCGGCCTGTACTCGCTCCCCGGCGGCGAGGACGAGCTCGAGCAGTTCCTCATCGAGCGCATCAACGCCTACGGAGGCATCTGCCGGCTCGGCGAGCGCGCCCGCGCCCTGCACCTGCGTCGCGGCTCCTCCGCCGGCGTGATCGTCGACGGCGACGAGGCCCCGACAGGCGCCGGGTTCGTCATCACCGACCTCGACGGCGAAGGCGTCGCCGCCCTCTCTGGCGGCGAGGGCATCCACAAGCGCGCCCAGCGCGAGTGGCCACGCATCACCTCCGCGATCGGTCGCTTCGTGGTCTCGCTGGTCGTCCGCGACGCAGGCCTGCCCGATCCGCTCGGCACCGAGAGCTTTCTCCTGCCCGGCGATCGCCCCGCGCCCCGCCCCGCCCCGCGCACGCCGAACGCCGGGCCGCGCTCGAGCGCGCCTCCCGCGCATCCGCGCCCCGCGGTCCACCTGCAGCGCAGCGCCATGCCGGGCCGCCCGGGCGAGTCGCTGCTCGTCGCCGAGGTGCTCTTGCCCGATCGCAGCCCGATACCGATCACCTCGATGCGCGAGACCGTGCTCTCCGCGCTCGCGTCGGAGCTGCCCTTTCTCGAGAGGCACCTCATCATCGTCGACTCGGTGCACGACGGGTTGCCCGTCTGGGTTTACGAGGATGGAAGGCTACGCGCGGTGGACAGGGCCCAGCTTCAGGGCGCCGGCACCGCGGCCGAGCCGATGGTGCGCAAGCTCGAGGTCGATCCGCCAGGTTACCTCGGCCTCGGCGGCGAGCCCATACGCGGCCCCATCGAGCGCACGCTTCTCGTGGGCCGCAGCGTGCTGCCCGGCCTCGGTCAGGAAGGGCAGCTTTTGGCCGCCTGGGGCGCGGCGCGGCTCGTCACCCGCACCGATCGCCGCAAAGAGCGGATGCGGCGTGACATGTGGAGCAAGGTCGAGATCGGTTAG
- a CDS encoding PEGA domain-containing protein has product MRAPLHGLATAFAISTWISAAPALAAEPGPDTLPIHVVSIQTPDADDQAEALTKALRQAVRAIPGWSLGEGDYSLEVLALSLKCPEPPDASCQSRIADQIRADRYVWGILSKGKASNVTGELNFWVRGKGTSKVPVNYSANLTEAEDESLKKIAVDTINRLTGGPPKGEVKVKAGNVAGQVFLDGQPLGALTAGEGTFFVPSGSHQIVVKAPGYSDVAASINVKPNQPTDVVVSPSTAPDTTPVNWKRIGGFASIGAGVAFAAVGVYGSAKVNGLNVDEKSDYNQIRGQYPGDINICNVAAGTEKYDPRPMSEAEAKTVGDTCGSGDTGQLLQFIFYPLAGIAAGAGVYLLATSGSSGPENKTGFIVRPRFDKTGAKLDFGFRF; this is encoded by the coding sequence ATGCGCGCACCCCTTCACGGTCTGGCGACAGCGTTCGCGATCTCCACGTGGATCTCGGCTGCCCCCGCCCTGGCAGCCGAACCCGGGCCCGACACGCTGCCGATTCACGTGGTCTCGATCCAGACCCCAGACGCTGACGATCAGGCCGAGGCGCTCACCAAGGCGCTGCGACAGGCCGTGCGCGCGATCCCGGGCTGGTCGCTCGGCGAAGGCGACTACTCGCTGGAGGTGCTCGCGCTCTCGCTCAAGTGCCCCGAGCCCCCCGACGCGAGCTGTCAGTCGCGCATCGCCGACCAGATCCGCGCCGACCGCTACGTGTGGGGCATCCTGTCGAAGGGCAAGGCGAGCAACGTCACGGGCGAGCTCAACTTCTGGGTGCGCGGCAAGGGCACGAGCAAGGTGCCCGTCAACTACAGCGCCAACCTCACCGAGGCCGAGGACGAGTCGCTGAAGAAGATCGCCGTCGACACGATCAACCGGCTCACGGGCGGCCCGCCCAAGGGCGAGGTGAAGGTCAAGGCGGGCAACGTCGCCGGCCAGGTCTTCCTCGACGGCCAGCCCCTCGGCGCGCTCACCGCGGGCGAAGGAACGTTCTTCGTCCCCTCGGGCTCGCACCAGATCGTGGTCAAGGCGCCGGGCTACTCCGACGTCGCCGCGTCGATCAACGTCAAACCCAACCAGCCCACCGACGTCGTCGTCAGCCCCTCCACCGCGCCCGACACGACGCCCGTGAACTGGAAGCGCATCGGCGGCTTCGCGAGCATCGGCGCAGGCGTCGCCTTCGCGGCCGTCGGCGTGTACGGGTCGGCGAAGGTCAACGGGCTCAACGTCGACGAAAAAAGCGATTACAACCAGATTCGGGGGCAATACCCCGGCGACATCAACATCTGCAACGTCGCTGCCGGCACAGAGAAGTACGATCCGCGGCCGATGTCGGAGGCCGAGGCCAAGACCGTCGGCGATACGTGCGGCTCCGGCGACACGGGCCAGCTCTTGCAGTTCATCTTCTACCCGCTCGCCGGGATCGCGGCGGGCGCGGGCGTCTACCTGCTCGCCACGAGCGGCTCGTCGGGGCCCGAGAACAAGACGGGCTTCATCGTTCGCCCCCGCTTCGACAAGACCGGCGCCAAGCTCGACTTCGGCTTCCGGTTCTGA
- the rsmD gene encoding 16S rRNA (guanine(966)-N(2))-methyltransferase RsmD, whose translation MRVIAGELGGRRLVAPHGRATRPTSDRVREALFSVLGDVSGARVLDLYAGTGALGIEALSRGATRAVFVENGRPALAALRENIASLDLGSVTRVITQPVLRALEGLAAEAPFDLVLLDPPYAALAEASRVLAALPGKLAAPEARVVLEHASRDAPPAPAGLSLVFTRAYGDTSISLYTPDEATREPVSSPANAG comes from the coding sequence ATGCGGGTCATCGCGGGCGAGCTCGGTGGCAGAAGGCTCGTCGCCCCGCACGGGCGCGCCACGCGCCCCACGAGCGATCGCGTGCGCGAGGCGCTCTTCTCCGTGCTCGGCGACGTCTCGGGCGCGCGGGTGCTCGACCTGTACGCGGGCACCGGCGCGCTCGGCATCGAGGCGCTCTCGCGAGGCGCGACGCGCGCAGTGTTCGTCGAAAACGGCCGTCCCGCGCTCGCGGCCCTGCGGGAAAACATCGCGTCGCTCGACCTCGGCTCCGTCACGCGCGTGATCACGCAGCCCGTCCTGCGCGCGCTCGAGGGCCTCGCTGCCGAGGCGCCGTTCGACCTCGTGCTGCTCGATCCGCCCTACGCCGCGCTCGCGGAGGCGAGTCGCGTGCTCGCCGCGCTCCCGGGCAAGCTCGCCGCGCCCGAGGCCCGCGTCGTTCTCGAGCACGCGAGCCGCGATGCGCCGCCTGCGCCAGCCGGCTTGTCGCTCGTGTTCACCCGGGCGTACGGCGACACCTCGATCTCGCTCTACACGCCCGACGAGGCCACGCGCGAGCCCGTTTCCTCCCCCGCGAACGCCGGGTAA
- the truA gene encoding tRNA pseudouridine(38-40) synthase TruA, producing MSAVPPAGVLFTVAYDGGPFSGFAPQPEQRTIAGELLGALQAVDPSIREIRGASRTDAGVHALGQRVAFDPGRDIPPRGWALATNRHLPREIAIQRAALVPRGFTPRFASLGKRYRYLLLRSPVRDPFLDGRVWRAEGIEGDEALARAAMEAASAVGTHDFAAFRSAADPRENTLRTLRAVTVTLDPADPRLVRVDVEGDAFMHNMVRILVGTIVDVARKRLAPGAIARALASHKRTDAGITAPPDGLYLVHVMLPDEGSEGWPAG from the coding sequence ATGAGCGCCGTGCCCCCCGCGGGCGTCCTCTTCACCGTCGCCTACGACGGAGGCCCCTTCTCGGGGTTCGCCCCTCAGCCCGAGCAACGCACCATCGCGGGTGAGCTGCTCGGCGCGCTGCAGGCCGTCGATCCCTCCATCCGCGAGATCCGCGGCGCGAGCCGCACCGACGCCGGCGTGCACGCGCTCGGCCAGCGCGTGGCGTTCGACCCCGGCCGCGACATCCCGCCGCGCGGCTGGGCCCTCGCCACCAACCGCCACCTGCCCCGCGAGATCGCGATCCAGCGCGCCGCCCTCGTGCCCCGCGGCTTCACGCCGCGCTTCGCGAGCCTCGGCAAGCGCTACCGATATCTGCTCCTTCGCTCGCCCGTGCGCGATCCTTTCCTCGACGGGCGCGTGTGGCGCGCCGAGGGCATCGAGGGGGACGAGGCGCTCGCGCGCGCCGCCATGGAGGCCGCGAGCGCCGTCGGCACGCACGACTTCGCGGCATTCCGCTCCGCCGCCGACCCGCGCGAGAACACCCTTCGAACGCTGCGCGCCGTGACGGTGACGCTCGATCCCGCAGACCCGCGCCTCGTCCGCGTCGACGTCGAGGGCGACGCCTTCATGCACAACATGGTGCGCATCCTCGTCGGGACGATCGTCGACGTCGCGCGCAAGCGGCTTGCGCCCGGGGCGATTGCGCGCGCGCTCGCGTCGCACAAGCGAACGGATGCAGGCATCACGGCGCCCCCGGACGGGCTCTACCTGGTCCACGTCATGCTGCCGGATGAGGGCAGCGAGGGCTGGCCCGCAGGCTGA
- a CDS encoding trypsin-like peptidase domain-containing protein, producing MYPRPFVSSLFVAAALACASNAHADAPPRAAAPARAAAPPTAAQIRALGDAFADVADKVSPAVVQIDVTVTSGDASAMRWFRADATTRGMGSGVIFSSDGAILTNNHVIEDARAINVRLKDGRTLPGRVVGRDPATDLAVLRVDAKNLPVANFADSDVARVGEWVVAIGSPFGLGHTVTTGVLSAKGRGGVGVNAIEDYLQTDASINPGNSGGPLVNLDGQVLGINTMIVSKGQGIGLAVPSNIARRVATQILKTGHVERAWIGIGLQDLTPQIAAEIPAAPSTGALVNSVVASGPAAKANLEPGDVIALVAGKPVADAQDVIRQVFLHDVGDVLPVEVVRGGKRYQTKVTLEARRESSPPPLPVEKPSSGQSGLGIMVRDVADPAQRASSTQNPASKLSQIIGIVPDSPADRAGLKRGDIVLEADFVRQPSASQVETAAKDGRLLLRVRRQGSTFYTAVR from the coding sequence ATGTATCCCCGCCCGTTCGTCTCCTCGTTATTCGTCGCCGCTGCTCTTGCCTGTGCCTCGAACGCTCACGCCGACGCGCCCCCGCGCGCCGCTGCGCCCGCGCGTGCTGCCGCTCCGCCGACGGCCGCGCAGATACGCGCGCTCGGCGACGCGTTCGCGGATGTGGCCGACAAGGTCAGCCCCGCGGTGGTGCAGATCGACGTGACCGTGACGAGCGGGGACGCCTCGGCCATGCGCTGGTTCCGCGCCGACGCGACGACGCGCGGGATGGGCTCGGGCGTCATCTTCTCGAGCGACGGCGCGATCCTCACGAACAACCACGTCATCGAGGACGCGCGCGCGATCAACGTGCGCCTCAAGGACGGCCGCACACTGCCCGGACGCGTCGTGGGCCGCGACCCGGCCACAGACCTCGCCGTGCTGCGCGTCGACGCGAAGAACCTGCCCGTCGCGAACTTCGCCGACAGCGACGTCGCGCGCGTCGGCGAATGGGTCGTCGCGATCGGCTCGCCGTTCGGGCTCGGTCATACGGTGACGACCGGCGTGCTCAGCGCGAAGGGGCGCGGCGGCGTCGGCGTGAACGCGATCGAGGACTATCTGCAGACCGACGCGAGCATCAACCCGGGCAACTCGGGCGGGCCGCTCGTGAACCTCGACGGGCAGGTGCTCGGCATCAACACGATGATCGTGAGCAAGGGCCAGGGCATCGGGCTCGCGGTGCCGTCGAACATCGCGCGCCGCGTGGCCACGCAGATCTTGAAGACCGGGCACGTCGAGCGCGCGTGGATCGGCATCGGCCTGCAGGATCTGACGCCGCAGATCGCCGCAGAGATCCCGGCGGCGCCTTCGACGGGCGCGCTCGTGAACTCGGTCGTGGCGAGCGGACCTGCCGCGAAGGCGAACCTCGAGCCGGGCGACGTCATCGCCCTCGTCGCCGGCAAGCCCGTGGCCGACGCGCAGGACGTGATTCGCCAGGTGTTCCTGCACGACGTGGGCGACGTGCTGCCGGTCGAGGTGGTTCGCGGCGGCAAGCGCTACCAGACCAAGGTGACGCTCGAGGCGCGGCGTGAAAGCTCGCCGCCGCCCTTGCCCGTGGAGAAGCCGAGCTCGGGGCAATCGGGGCTCGGGATCATGGTGCGCGACGTGGCCGATCCGGCGCAGCGCGCCTCGTCGACGCAGAACCCGGCCTCGAAGCTGTCGCAGATCATCGGCATCGTGCCCGACTCGCCCGCCGATCGCGCGGGGCTCAAGCGCGGGGACATCGTGCTCGAGGCAGACTTCGTGCGTCAGCCGAGCGCGTCGCAGGTGGAGACCGCGGCGAAAGACGGCCGGCTCCTGCTGCGCGTGCGACGGCAGGGCTCGACGTTCTACACCGCCGTGCGCTGA